A window of Chloracidobacterium sp. N contains these coding sequences:
- a CDS encoding ABC transporter ATP-binding protein translates to MSEYAIEFRDVCLAFGEQKVLDGVSFGVHPGETKILMGGSGTGKSTVLKLVLGLLKPDSGRIFVDNEDITDFSESQLTVMRQKIGMVFQEGALFDSLSVYENVGYRLFEQGADEEEIEETVRRMLRFVNLEQAINKMPSELSGGMRRRVGIARALVGNPKIILYDEPTAGLDPPTARTICELAIKLRDLEGVSSLFVTHRIQDAVVLADHHATIGDDGEVVIAKNPRGQADTSTQFIMLRHGKVLLEGDADTFWNSTDPYIRTFLELD, encoded by the coding sequence ATGAGCGAATACGCCATCGAGTTCCGGGATGTTTGCCTTGCGTTTGGGGAGCAGAAGGTGCTCGACGGCGTGAGTTTTGGCGTGCATCCGGGCGAAACCAAGATTCTCATGGGAGGGTCCGGGACGGGCAAATCCACCGTGCTCAAGCTCGTCCTGGGGCTGCTCAAGCCGGATAGTGGCCGCATCTTTGTGGACAACGAAGACATCACGGACTTCAGCGAATCACAGTTGACGGTGATGCGTCAGAAGATCGGCATGGTCTTTCAGGAAGGGGCGCTGTTTGACAGCCTTTCGGTGTATGAAAATGTCGGCTACCGCCTGTTCGAGCAGGGTGCCGATGAGGAGGAAATCGAGGAAACCGTGCGGCGGATGCTGCGTTTCGTCAACCTGGAACAGGCCATCAACAAGATGCCCTCCGAGCTTTCCGGCGGGATGCGCCGCCGCGTCGGGATTGCCCGCGCCCTGGTGGGCAATCCCAAGATTATCCTCTACGATGAACCGACCGCCGGACTGGACCCGCCCACGGCCCGCACGATCTGCGAGTTGGCCATCAAGCTGCGGGACCTCGAAGGCGTCAGTTCGCTGTTTGTCACCCACCGGATTCAGGATGCCGTGGTGTTGGCCGACCACCACGCCACCATTGGCGATGATGGCGAAGTCGTCATTGCGAAGAACCCGCGCGGGCAGGCCGACACTTCCACGCAGTTCATCATGTTGCGCCACGGAAAGGTCCTGCTGGAAGGGGACGCCGATACCTTCTGGAATTCGACGGACCCCTACATTCGGACGTTCCTGGAGCTGGACTGA
- a CDS encoding ABC transporter permease, which translates to MNFFLLILVELQESTLLVWRALRHPFRRPRYWRETVAQMDSIGFGTLPIVLLAGFFIGAVLALQTAGTLRSFGAQNYTGRLVATSLLRELGPVLTCILLAGRAGSGIAAELGAMCVSEQIDAMRALGTDPFRKLVRPRLLALITMAPVLTIFANVVGIIGGLIVAITLLQIPSSVYLSSAREALNYEDILGTFLKTGVFGLIVAVVGCRCGLRTRGGTVGVGQSTTTSVVVSIVLILVSDFFLTRLILTLSGTA; encoded by the coding sequence GTGAACTTCTTTCTGCTCATTCTGGTAGAGCTTCAGGAAAGTACCCTGCTTGTCTGGCGCGCCCTGCGGCATCCATTCCGGCGTCCGCGCTACTGGCGTGAAACGGTGGCCCAGATGGATTCGATTGGGTTCGGCACGCTGCCCATCGTGCTGCTGGCCGGCTTTTTCATCGGGGCGGTGCTGGCCTTGCAGACGGCCGGCACGCTGCGGTCCTTTGGGGCGCAGAATTACACCGGGCGGCTGGTGGCCACGTCACTGTTGCGGGAACTGGGACCCGTCCTGACCTGCATTCTGCTGGCCGGGCGCGCCGGTTCGGGCATTGCTGCCGAGCTGGGGGCGATGTGTGTCAGCGAGCAGATTGACGCCATGCGCGCCCTGGGCACGGACCCGTTCCGCAAGCTGGTGCGGCCGCGCCTGCTGGCGCTCATCACCATGGCGCCCGTGCTGACGATTTTTGCCAATGTCGTAGGCATCATTGGCGGCCTGATTGTGGCGATAACCCTGTTGCAAATCCCGTCGTCGGTGTATCTGTCGTCGGCGCGCGAGGCGCTCAATTACGAGGACATTCTGGGGACATTTCTCAAAACCGGTGTGTTTGGTCTGATTGTGGCCGTGGTGGGCTGCCGGTGTGGGCTGCGGACGCGCGGGGGGACGGTTGGCGTCGGGCAGTCCACGACGACTTCGGTCGTCGTCTCCATCGTGCTGATTCTGGTGTCGGATTTTTTCCTCACCCGACTGATTCTGACGCTGAGCGGGACGGCATAA
- the carB gene encoding carbamoyl-phosphate synthase large subunit, producing the protein MPKRTDLRKILVIGSGPIVIGQACEFDYSGTQACKALRAEGYEVVLINSNPATIMTDPEMADGTYIEPLTLEAVTAVLERERPDALLPTVGGQTALNLAMQLAQTGVLDRLGVQLIGANIAAIELAESRRQFKAAMEDIGLEMTKAMFVTPETNLEEVRAAIGYPAIVRPSFTLGGAGGGIAYNDEEFYQIVERGLALSPVHEVVVEESVLGWKEYELEVMRDAADNIVIVCSIENFDPMGVHTGDSITVAPAQTLTDREYQTLRDASLKIIRRIGVETGGSNIQFAVNPRDGRVRVIEMNPRVSRSSALASKATGFPIAKIAAKLAVGYTLDEIPNDITRKTPASFEPTLDYVVVKIPKWAFEKFQAAEPVLGTQMKSVGEAMAIGRTFKEAFMKALRSLEASAARVPTYTNDDDLRRHLITPNPERVRYLQMALERGWGCAELHELTAIDPWFLHQLKEIADAQNALRGRTLEDIPDAELRHVKRLGFSDRRVARTIGCSEADVRTRRLRSGIRPVFKRIDTCAAEFASHTPYLYSTYEEACEAEPTSRRKIVILGSGPNRIGQGIEFDYCCCHASFALQEAGYETIMVNCNPETVSTDYDTSDRLYFEPVTFEDVMHIIEREQPDGVIVQFGGQTPLNLAYGLRQAGVPIIGTSPESIDLAEDRERFGRLLRELEIPQPPSGMATTVDEACAVARQVGYPVLVRPSYVLGGRAMMIAYDEPSLAAYVAEAMGASPGRAVLIDHFLESAVEVDVDALSDGEDVCIAGIQEHIEEAGVHSGDSSSVLPTYLIEPWHLDVMRQYTRQLARALRVVGLMNIQFAVKDDIVYVLEVNPRASRTVPFVSKATGVPIAKIAAWLMIGRRLADFNLPPMLSVGRFFIKAPVFPFIKFPGVDPVLGPEMRSIGEVMGVADSFGMAYWKAQLGAGVPLPRTGTVFLSVNNRDKPAALKVAQRLHRLGFKLVATRGTQEMLAAAGLPVEPVFKVNEGRPNIVDLIRSRRIDLIVNTPLGKASHFDEKAIRSAAIQYNVPCITTITGAIAVTSAIHALQHDQFSVGRLQDYHAGKPSLTYPAQAASAS; encoded by the coding sequence ATGCCCAAACGCACTGATCTCCGCAAGATTCTCGTCATTGGTTCCGGCCCGATTGTCATCGGCCAGGCCTGTGAATTCGACTATTCCGGGACCCAGGCCTGCAAGGCGCTCCGCGCCGAAGGTTATGAGGTGGTGCTCATCAACTCCAACCCGGCCACCATCATGACCGACCCGGAGATGGCCGACGGCACCTACATCGAACCCCTCACGCTGGAAGCCGTCACCGCCGTCCTGGAGCGCGAGCGCCCGGACGCGCTGCTGCCGACCGTCGGCGGTCAGACGGCGCTCAATCTGGCCATGCAGCTTGCGCAGACCGGCGTTCTCGACCGCCTTGGAGTACAGCTTATCGGGGCCAACATTGCCGCCATCGAGCTGGCCGAATCCCGGCGGCAGTTCAAAGCCGCCATGGAAGACATCGGTCTCGAAATGACCAAGGCCATGTTCGTGACGCCGGAAACCAACCTGGAAGAAGTCCGGGCGGCGATTGGCTATCCGGCCATCGTACGGCCGAGCTTCACGCTGGGCGGGGCCGGCGGCGGCATTGCCTACAACGACGAGGAGTTCTACCAGATTGTCGAGCGGGGCCTGGCGTTGAGTCCGGTTCACGAAGTGGTCGTCGAGGAGTCGGTCCTGGGCTGGAAAGAGTACGAACTCGAAGTCATGCGCGATGCCGCCGACAACATCGTGATCGTGTGTTCGATTGAGAATTTCGATCCGATGGGCGTTCACACCGGCGACTCGATTACCGTCGCGCCGGCGCAAACCCTGACCGACCGCGAATACCAGACCCTGCGCGACGCCAGCCTGAAAATCATCCGCCGCATCGGGGTGGAAACCGGCGGCTCCAACATCCAGTTTGCGGTCAATCCCAGAGACGGACGGGTGCGGGTCATCGAGATGAACCCACGGGTGTCCCGTTCCTCGGCGCTGGCCTCGAAGGCCACGGGCTTTCCCATTGCCAAGATTGCCGCCAAGCTCGCCGTCGGTTACACCCTGGACGAAATTCCCAACGACATCACCCGCAAAACACCAGCCAGCTTTGAGCCGACGCTCGATTACGTCGTCGTCAAGATTCCGAAGTGGGCCTTCGAGAAGTTCCAGGCGGCCGAGCCGGTGCTGGGAACGCAGATGAAATCCGTGGGAGAAGCCATGGCCATCGGCCGCACCTTCAAGGAAGCCTTCATGAAGGCACTGCGGTCGTTGGAAGCCAGCGCGGCGCGCGTGCCGACCTACACCAATGACGACGACCTGCGGCGGCATCTCATCACGCCCAACCCCGAACGGGTGCGCTACCTGCAAATGGCGCTCGAACGCGGCTGGGGCTGCGCCGAACTGCACGAACTCACCGCCATTGACCCGTGGTTTCTGCACCAGCTCAAGGAAATTGCCGACGCCCAGAACGCCCTGCGGGGGCGGACGCTCGAAGACATCCCCGATGCCGAGCTGCGGCACGTCAAACGGCTGGGGTTTTCAGATCGCCGGGTGGCGCGCACGATTGGCTGTAGCGAGGCGGACGTGCGCACCCGGCGCCTGCGCAGCGGCATTCGTCCGGTCTTCAAGCGCATTGACACCTGCGCTGCCGAGTTTGCCTCGCACACGCCCTATCTTTACTCGACTTACGAGGAAGCGTGCGAAGCCGAGCCTACCAGCCGCCGCAAGATTGTCATTCTGGGCAGCGGCCCGAACCGAATCGGGCAGGGCATCGAGTTTGACTATTGCTGCTGTCACGCCAGTTTCGCGTTGCAGGAAGCCGGCTACGAAACCATCATGGTCAACTGCAACCCGGAAACGGTTTCAACCGACTACGACACTTCCGACCGGCTGTACTTCGAGCCTGTTACTTTCGAGGATGTCATGCACATCATCGAACGGGAGCAGCCGGACGGTGTCATCGTGCAGTTTGGCGGACAGACGCCGCTCAACCTCGCCTATGGCCTGCGGCAGGCGGGCGTGCCGATCATCGGCACTTCACCCGAAAGCATTGACCTGGCCGAAGACCGGGAACGGTTCGGCCGCCTGCTGCGGGAGCTGGAAATTCCCCAGCCGCCGTCGGGGATGGCGACCACGGTGGATGAGGCCTGCGCCGTGGCACGCCAGGTTGGCTATCCGGTGCTGGTGCGTCCCAGTTACGTGCTGGGCGGACGGGCGATGATGATTGCCTACGACGAACCCAGCCTGGCCGCCTATGTGGCGGAAGCCATGGGCGCTTCGCCGGGACGCGCCGTGCTCATTGACCACTTTCTGGAATCGGCCGTGGAAGTGGATGTGGATGCGCTCTCCGATGGCGAAGACGTGTGTATTGCCGGCATTCAGGAGCACATCGAGGAAGCCGGCGTTCACTCCGGCGACAGCTCCAGTGTGCTGCCGACCTACCTGATTGAGCCGTGGCATCTGGATGTCATGCGGCAGTACACCCGGCAGTTGGCCCGCGCCCTGCGGGTCGTGGGGCTGATGAACATCCAGTTTGCCGTCAAGGACGACATCGTGTACGTCCTGGAAGTCAACCCCCGCGCTTCGCGGACGGTGCCCTTCGTAAGCAAGGCCACCGGCGTGCCAATAGCCAAGATTGCCGCCTGGCTGATGATTGGCCGCCGTCTGGCGGATTTCAACCTGCCGCCGATGCTCTCCGTCGGGCGCTTCTTCATCAAGGCGCCGGTGTTTCCGTTCATCAAGTTTCCCGGTGTGGACCCGGTGCTGGGCCCCGAAATGCGCTCGATTGGCGAAGTGATGGGCGTGGCGGACAGCTTCGGAATGGCCTACTGGAAAGCGCAACTCGGCGCTGGCGTGCCGCTGCCGCGTACGGGAACCGTGTTTCTCAGTGTCAACAACCGCGACAAACCGGCTGCCCTGAAAGTGGCCCAGCGGCTGCACCGGTTGGGCTTCAAGCTCGTGGCAACCCGTGGCACGCAGGAAATGCTGGCGGCAGCCGGTCTGCCGGTTGAACCCGTCTTCAAGGTCAACGAAGGCCGCCCGAATATCGTGGACCTCATCCGCAGCCGGCGCATAGACCTCATCGTGAACACCCCGCTGGGCAAGGCGTCACACTTTGACGAAAAAGCCATCCGGTCGGCGGCTATCCAGTACAACGTCCCCTGTATCACCACCATTACGGGTGCCATTGCCGTCACCAGCGCCATCCATGCCCTGCAACATGACCAGTTCAGCGTAGGGCGGTTGCAGGACTACCACGCCGGGAAACCCAGCCTGACCTACCCGGCGCAGGCGGCTTCGGCTTCGTGA
- the corA gene encoding magnesium/cobalt transporter CorA → MEQLSTSSRLTRLDNLHLTGEHRPVSDPMADLRRAATLRIHNGVGLRPVPEELTETVLRECWQMRRQRAFWLDLTAPTPAALQAVATLFGFHLLTVEDALSPEHRPKIDEHEDYLFMMFQSVAGISDETVLPTAGVGHCATNRLAVYLGVGFLVTVHDRGFAPVEEVAEIVDARDTTMDQHLDLVLHAIVDRMIDQVFPVLSGVEDRIQEIEAHIFTEQDQDVLPTVLKTKRELMTLRRLMGLQREMLLRLSRREDLPCIEAKTAIYFRDVYDHAVRLEETCVMLIELATNVAEAHLAVASRRTNEVMKFLTIFSTIWMPLTFIVGVYGMNFDYMPELKVWWFYPFLWVVMIGIVGGMLMFFRRKKWL, encoded by the coding sequence ATGGAGCAACTCTCGACGAGCAGCCGTCTGACGCGGCTTGACAACCTCCACCTGACCGGGGAGCACCGGCCGGTGTCTGACCCCATGGCCGACCTCCGGCGGGCGGCCACCCTGCGCATCCACAACGGTGTCGGGTTGCGCCCTGTGCCGGAGGAACTCACCGAAACTGTCCTGCGTGAATGCTGGCAGATGCGCCGGCAACGGGCCTTCTGGCTGGATTTGACCGCGCCGACGCCGGCGGCCCTTCAGGCGGTGGCAACGCTGTTCGGCTTTCACCTGCTGACCGTCGAAGACGCCCTCAGTCCAGAACATCGCCCGAAGATTGATGAGCATGAAGACTACCTGTTCATGATGTTTCAGAGCGTGGCCGGCATCAGCGATGAAACCGTGTTGCCCACGGCGGGCGTCGGGCACTGCGCCACCAATCGCCTGGCGGTCTATCTCGGCGTCGGCTTTCTGGTCACGGTTCATGACCGTGGCTTTGCGCCCGTAGAAGAAGTGGCCGAGATTGTGGACGCACGCGATACCACGATGGACCAGCACCTTGACCTGGTGCTGCATGCCATCGTGGACCGCATGATCGATCAGGTGTTTCCCGTGCTGTCCGGGGTCGAAGACCGGATTCAGGAAATCGAGGCTCATATCTTCACAGAGCAGGATCAGGATGTTCTGCCCACTGTCCTCAAAACCAAGCGGGAACTGATGACCCTGCGGCGGCTGATGGGGCTTCAGCGCGAAATGCTGCTCCGGCTCAGCCGGCGGGAGGACCTGCCCTGCATTGAAGCCAAGACGGCCATTTACTTCCGGGATGTGTACGACCACGCCGTCCGGCTCGAAGAAACCTGTGTCATGCTCATCGAACTGGCGACGAACGTCGCCGAAGCGCACCTGGCTGTGGCTTCCCGGCGTACCAACGAGGTGATGAAGTTTCTCACGATTTTTTCGACCATCTGGATGCCACTGACCTTTATCGTCGGTGTGTATGGGATGAACTTCGACTATATGCCTGAACTCAAGGTGTGGTGGTTTTACCCGTTTCTCTGGGTGGTCATGATTGGCATCGTCGGCGGGATGCTCATGTTTTTCCGGCGCAAGAAATGGCTCTGA
- a CDS encoding MgtC/SapB family protein: MAWLIFAGHLLLAALCGAAVGLERQWRQRQAGLRTNALVAIGAAAYVALPALVDKTDTSPTRVAAQVVSGIGFLAGGVILKEGASVRGLNTAATLWCSSAIGVLSGSGLPLEAVLLTMFVLAAHLTLRPLARLINRQPIEGADLETRYQIELTCGDSQQATIRPLLVQEIARSQFKLQSLRSVDLLGSDKVRLEATFSGDGNTASEARRLEDITARLAMEPSVTAIGWETLVDDESTPTLESRRVTSDEG; encoded by the coding sequence ATGGCCTGGTTGATTTTTGCGGGACATCTCCTGCTGGCGGCGCTCTGCGGTGCTGCCGTCGGGCTGGAACGCCAGTGGCGGCAACGACAGGCCGGGTTGCGTACGAATGCTCTCGTGGCCATTGGCGCAGCGGCCTATGTTGCGCTGCCGGCGCTGGTGGACAAAACCGACACCAGCCCGACCCGCGTCGCCGCCCAGGTCGTTTCGGGCATTGGCTTTCTGGCCGGGGGCGTGATTTTGAAAGAGGGGGCGTCGGTGCGCGGCCTCAACACCGCCGCGACCCTGTGGTGTTCTTCCGCCATTGGTGTTCTGTCCGGCTCCGGGCTACCGCTGGAAGCTGTGTTGCTGACGATGTTTGTTCTGGCTGCACACCTGACGCTGCGGCCGCTGGCGCGGCTCATCAACCGGCAACCCATCGAGGGGGCTGACCTTGAAACCCGATACCAGATTGAGCTGACGTGTGGCGACTCCCAACAGGCCACCATCCGACCGCTGCTCGTCCAGGAGATTGCCCGCAGTCAGTTCAAGTTGCAGTCACTGCGGAGTGTGGACTTACTGGGTTCGGACAAGGTTCGCCTCGAAGCGACCTTCAGCGGCGACGGCAATACGGCCAGTGAAGCCCGCCGCCTCGAAGACATTACGGCCCGCCTGGCGATGGAACCTTCCGTTACAGCCATTGGGTGGGAAACGCTTGTGGATGATGAATCCACCCCGACGCTCGAATCGCGCCGCGTGACAAGTGATGAAGGGTGA
- a CDS encoding uracil-DNA glycosylase family protein, whose product MDPSSHRQLTPSSHSKDDGETLSRTPVNCNQPAHTTPKPQQDSLFEEVPPPSLPVSSDVTLEAIRADLGDCQRCKLAACRTNLVFGEGAARAPVVFVGEGPGAEEDATGRPFVGRAGQLLDKIIAAMGLRREEVYICNVVKCRPPENRTPEPDEVAACVGFLHRQLAVIRPHVIVALGASAASALLGDPKLGGISKIRGRFQDYHGIPLMPTFHPAYLLRAPDKKREVWEDIKQVMALLRERQPEAH is encoded by the coding sequence ATGGACCCCTCCTCGCACCGCCAGCTTACACCGTCAAGTCACTCGAAAGACGATGGCGAAACTTTATCCAGAACCCCGGTGAACTGCAACCAGCCTGCCCACACCACTCCCAAACCCCAACAGGACTCGTTGTTTGAGGAAGTCCCGCCCCCATCGCTGCCGGTTTCTTCGGACGTAACGTTGGAAGCCATCCGCGCCGATCTGGGGGATTGTCAACGCTGCAAGCTGGCGGCTTGTCGGACCAACCTCGTCTTTGGCGAAGGGGCGGCCCGGGCGCCGGTGGTCTTTGTCGGCGAAGGGCCGGGCGCGGAAGAAGATGCCACCGGGCGGCCGTTCGTCGGACGCGCCGGGCAGTTGCTCGACAAAATCATTGCCGCCATGGGCTTGCGCCGGGAGGAGGTCTATATCTGCAACGTCGTCAAGTGCCGTCCCCCGGAAAACCGGACGCCGGAACCGGATGAAGTGGCCGCCTGTGTGGGCTTTCTTCATCGTCAGTTGGCGGTCATCCGTCCCCATGTTATCGTCGCGCTGGGTGCTTCAGCCGCAAGCGCGTTGCTGGGTGATCCCAAACTGGGTGGCATTTCCAAGATTCGCGGGCGCTTCCAGGACTACCACGGCATCCCCCTCATGCCGACGTTTCACCCGGCGTATCTGTTGCGCGCGCCGGACAAAAAGCGCGAAGTGTGGGAAGACATCAAGCAGGTCATGGCCCTGCTCCGCGAGCGCCAACCGGAAGCCCACTAG
- a CDS encoding pentapeptide repeat-containing protein: MPEFTLEEVIERVARGESLERADLRELDLAKANLDNANLRRADLEGANLEEATLRRANLASVSLRDAFLVRANLEGANLRGADLESANLEGANLRGADLSRANLEGANLEGADLTGARLPSAQLIDAKLGVATLENAVFANADLRNAYLGGANLTAVDFQNAILESANFEEALLTGANLRDAVLRRAALPGADLSGAKLERAVLEGADLSQVSLLEADCRHATFHGARLKGAKFSRTHLYGSDFSIEVADGAEVDEVDFSVAGDGSQLIPASALAAFLNGKTDGGTASPQAAAVAVAPIPTNRRYFGHGDVLRDASLEFDADSIVEVDGRFLKCNITLGQGAQLIIGREGLLDGCQVHGSGILVIHGRFTSEASPGIDGARRIIVGATGCLRATVKQPAGHTHFAFEPGCVLRLKTETA, translated from the coding sequence ATGCCTGAGTTCACCTTGGAAGAAGTCATCGAACGAGTAGCGCGCGGCGAATCGCTCGAACGTGCCGACTTGCGCGAACTCGACCTGGCAAAAGCCAACCTGGACAACGCCAACCTGCGGCGCGCCGACCTCGAAGGGGCCAATCTGGAAGAAGCCACACTGCGACGTGCCAACCTCGCCAGTGTCAGCTTGCGGGATGCGTTTCTCGTGCGGGCCAACCTCGAAGGCGCGAACCTCCGGGGCGCCGATCTGGAAAGTGCCAACCTTGAAGGGGCCAACCTCCGGGGTGCCGACCTGTCCCGGGCCAACCTCGAAGGGGCGAACCTCGAAGGGGCGGACCTGACCGGAGCACGCCTCCCCTCGGCCCAGTTGATAGACGCCAAACTGGGCGTGGCCACCCTCGAAAATGCGGTCTTCGCCAATGCTGACCTGCGCAACGCCTATCTGGGCGGTGCCAATCTCACGGCGGTTGACTTCCAGAATGCCATCCTGGAATCAGCCAACTTCGAGGAAGCCCTGCTGACCGGGGCCAACCTGCGGGATGCCGTTCTCCGGCGGGCGGCACTGCCCGGCGCTGACCTCTCCGGCGCCAAGCTGGAGCGGGCCGTTCTCGAAGGGGCCGACCTTTCCCAGGTGAGTCTGCTCGAAGCTGACTGCCGGCACGCTACCTTTCACGGTGCACGGCTCAAAGGGGCCAAGTTCAGCCGGACACACCTCTACGGCAGCGACTTCTCCATTGAGGTGGCAGACGGCGCCGAGGTGGATGAAGTGGATTTCAGCGTTGCCGGTGATGGCTCGCAGTTGATTCCGGCTTCGGCCCTGGCTGCCTTTCTCAACGGCAAAACCGATGGCGGAACGGCCTCTCCCCAGGCCGCTGCCGTGGCGGTGGCTCCCATCCCAACCAATCGCCGCTACTTCGGTCATGGAGACGTACTGCGGGATGCCTCGCTCGAATTCGATGCCGATTCCATCGTTGAAGTGGATGGACGCTTTTTGAAGTGCAATATCACGCTCGGTCAGGGTGCACAGCTCATCATTGGCCGCGAGGGACTGCTGGACGGCTGCCAGGTTCACGGGAGTGGCATCCTGGTGATTCACGGGCGGTTCACGTCTGAGGCCTCACCCGGCATCGATGGCGCGCGCCGCATCATCGTCGGTGCCACCGGCTGCCTCCGGGCAACCGTCAAACAGCCCGCAGGACATACCCACTTTGCCTTTGAACCAGGCTGCGTCCTGCGCCTCAAAACCGAAACGGCCTAA